A DNA window from Pseudomonas resinovorans NBRC 106553 contains the following coding sequences:
- the tssA gene encoding type VI secretion system protein TssA has translation MSLSSLIASCLGQRDAQALARRQAPDWEAWLQPVDARSAVGEDPGYDDDFQHMREEVNKLSGADAELVARLAEKLLKHRCKDLRVATYYLWARMQKDGEAGLADGLSLLAALVERFSADILPKRPNSRRMALEWLASAKVLDGLSLYPEVVKAEAERTVAALAWLEQGLGSWPEDQRPALGALYGALSSRLAQSGGVDALVPQNSASHETSRQGAAPVAAAIRSGRDLLDSGRALAGYLREQPLGWLAAHRLMKSLRWDSVHQTPPAEADGITRLTPPRSDYRAQLKRLFLQQSWSELLDQVERIYAEGVNHFWLDLQWYLCQALAKQPAPQDGWADIAKRDLGMLLDRLPGLESLRWSDGSPFADETTRDWIAQQVSGNRSPQWLPAPAMPVRGDDDILALEGEALAQADSDGVEAAIAWLGDRPGLHSGRQRWLLRLLMARVAEQCGKTDLAIHLLTELESTAQRLALVEWESDLTFEVQARLLKLLRLKAQRNDADKAALGRRQEALLASLVGIDPVRAAVLCG, from the coding sequence ATGAGCCTGTCCTCGCTCATCGCCAGCTGCCTGGGGCAGCGCGATGCCCAGGCGCTGGCCCGGCGCCAGGCGCCCGACTGGGAAGCCTGGCTGCAGCCGGTCGACGCCCGGTCGGCGGTCGGCGAAGACCCCGGCTACGACGACGACTTCCAGCACATGCGCGAGGAGGTCAACAAGCTCTCGGGCGCCGATGCCGAGTTGGTGGCGCGGCTGGCGGAGAAGCTGCTCAAGCACCGCTGCAAGGACCTGCGGGTAGCGACCTACTACCTCTGGGCGCGCATGCAGAAGGACGGCGAGGCCGGCCTGGCCGATGGCTTGAGCCTGCTGGCCGCGCTGGTGGAGCGGTTCTCCGCCGACATCCTGCCGAAGCGGCCCAACAGCCGCCGCATGGCCCTGGAGTGGCTGGCCAGCGCCAAGGTGCTGGACGGCCTGTCGCTCTACCCGGAGGTGGTGAAGGCCGAGGCTGAGCGCACCGTGGCGGCCCTCGCCTGGCTGGAACAGGGCCTGGGATCCTGGCCGGAGGACCAGCGGCCGGCATTGGGAGCGCTCTACGGTGCCCTGTCGAGCCGTCTTGCGCAGTCCGGCGGGGTCGACGCGCTGGTGCCGCAGAACAGCGCCAGCCACGAGACGAGTCGGCAGGGCGCCGCTCCCGTGGCCGCCGCCATCAGGTCTGGCCGTGACCTGCTGGACAGCGGCCGGGCCCTGGCCGGCTACCTGCGTGAACAACCGCTGGGCTGGCTGGCCGCGCACCGGTTGATGAAGAGCCTGCGCTGGGACAGCGTGCACCAGACACCGCCCGCCGAGGCCGACGGCATTACCCGGCTCACGCCACCGCGTAGCGACTACCGGGCCCAGCTCAAGCGCCTGTTCCTGCAGCAGAGCTGGAGCGAACTGCTCGATCAGGTCGAGCGCATCTATGCCGAAGGGGTCAACCACTTCTGGCTCGACCTGCAGTGGTACCTGTGCCAGGCGCTGGCCAAACAGCCGGCGCCGCAGGATGGCTGGGCCGATATCGCCAAGCGCGACCTGGGCATGCTGCTCGACCGTTTGCCGGGCCTGGAATCCCTGCGCTGGAGCGATGGCTCGCCATTCGCCGACGAGACCACCCGCGACTGGATCGCCCAGCAGGTGAGCGGCAATCGCTCGCCGCAATGGCTGCCGGCGCCGGCCATGCCGGTGCGGGGGGATGACGACATCCTCGCCCTCGAGGGGGAAGCGCTGGCCCAGGCCGACAGCGATGGCGTGGAAGCGGCTATCGCCTGGCTGGGCGACCGGCCAGGCCTGCACAGCGGCCGCCAGCGCTGGCTGCTGCGCCTCTTGATGGCGCGCGTCGCCGAGCAGTGCGGCAAGACCGATCTGGCCATCCACCTGCTGACGGAACTGGAGTCCACGGCGCAGCGCCTGGCCCTGGTGGAGTGGGAGTCGGATCTGACCTTCGAGGTGCAGGCGCGCCTGCTCAAGCTGCTGCGCCTGAAGGCCCAGCGCAACGATGCGGACAAGGCGGCCCTCGGGCGCCGCCAGGAAGCCCTGCTGGCCTCGCTGGTCGGCATCGACCCGGTGCGCGCCGCCGTGCTCTGCGGCTAG
- the tssF gene encoding type VI secretion system baseplate subunit TssF, with the protein MDMDNLTLRYFDAEMRYLREAGQEFAEAFPDRAAQLNLDRPGARDPYVERLFEGFAFLMGRLREKLDDDLPELTEGLVSLLWPHYLRTIPSLSIVELAPDLQQMKRSERIEKGMEVLSRPVGPKRTRCRYTTTQNLTLQPLAVESLRLAHEPDGRSLLRLRLACGPLTEWAQVDLSRLPLYLNADAPVASALHLALTRQTQALYVRLPGDPERRPLDGYFATKGFAEDDRLWPKGDSAFSGYQLLLEYFSFREKFMFVTLHGLERLVVPEGAPWFEIEVVLGEGWPHDFEPRAEHVRLHAVPVINLFELEADPLRLDPLQGDYLLRPMRLQDGHTEIYSVDQVSASKNAERVDYVPFSSFRHKGGMLRDDAPERYFHTRLKRGANGLHDTWLILGGEGFDVDRLVAGESLSLRLTGTNGQLPRKALQSTLLDTPVQSTQTGLRVLNLCAPTMPCYPPSRDRFHWRVLSHLGSNFLPMLDNAEVLRGTLALYDWTGSELNRRRLEALVDVRHHLIQRFEKGFLLRGVDIEVTLDANGFSGEGDISLFGEMLNRFFALYADIHLFNQLTLILQPSGKCLRWNENHSQRIPG; encoded by the coding sequence ATGGACATGGACAACCTGACGCTGCGCTATTTCGATGCGGAAATGCGCTACCTGCGCGAAGCCGGCCAGGAATTCGCCGAGGCCTTTCCCGACCGCGCGGCGCAACTCAACCTGGATCGCCCGGGGGCGCGCGACCCTTATGTCGAGCGCCTGTTCGAAGGCTTCGCGTTTCTCATGGGGCGCCTGCGGGAAAAACTCGACGACGACTTGCCGGAGCTGACCGAGGGGCTGGTCAGCCTGCTCTGGCCACACTACCTGCGCACCATCCCGTCGCTGTCGATCGTCGAGCTGGCGCCCGACCTGCAGCAGATGAAGCGCAGCGAGCGGATCGAGAAAGGGATGGAGGTGCTGTCGCGGCCGGTGGGGCCGAAGCGCACTCGCTGCCGCTATACCACCACCCAGAACCTGACCCTGCAGCCCCTGGCGGTGGAGTCGCTGCGCCTGGCCCATGAGCCCGACGGGCGTTCGCTGCTGCGCCTGCGCCTGGCCTGCGGCCCGTTGACCGAATGGGCGCAGGTGGACCTCAGCCGGCTGCCCCTATACCTCAATGCCGACGCGCCGGTGGCCAGCGCGCTGCACCTGGCGCTGACCCGTCAGACGCAGGCGCTCTACGTACGCCTGCCCGGCGACCCGGAACGTAGGCCGCTGGATGGCTACTTCGCGACCAAGGGCTTCGCCGAGGATGATCGTCTGTGGCCCAAGGGCGACAGTGCCTTCAGCGGCTACCAGCTGCTGCTGGAGTACTTCAGCTTCCGCGAGAAATTCATGTTCGTCACCCTGCACGGGCTCGAGCGACTGGTGGTGCCGGAGGGCGCGCCCTGGTTCGAGATCGAAGTGGTGCTGGGCGAGGGTTGGCCACATGACTTCGAACCCCGCGCCGAGCATGTCCGCCTGCACGCGGTACCGGTGATCAACCTGTTCGAGCTGGAGGCCGACCCGCTGCGCCTGGACCCCCTCCAAGGCGACTACCTGCTGCGTCCCATGCGCCTGCAGGACGGGCACACGGAAATCTATTCGGTGGACCAGGTGAGCGCCTCGAAGAATGCCGAGCGCGTGGACTATGTGCCGTTCAGCAGTTTCCGCCACAAGGGCGGGATGCTGCGGGACGACGCCCCGGAACGCTACTTCCACACCCGCCTCAAGCGCGGCGCGAACGGCTTGCACGACACCTGGCTGATCCTCGGCGGCGAGGGCTTCGATGTCGACCGCCTGGTGGCCGGCGAGAGCCTGTCCCTGCGCCTGACCGGCACCAACGGCCAGCTGCCGCGCAAGGCCTTGCAGAGCACGCTGCTCGACACCCCGGTGCAGTCCACGCAGACCGGGCTGCGGGTGCTCAACCTGTGCGCGCCGACCATGCCCTGCTATCCGCCGAGCCGTGATCGCTTCCACTGGCGGGTACTCAGCCACCTGGGCTCGAACTTCCTGCCCATGCTGGACAACGCCGAGGTCTTGCGCGGAACCCTGGCGCTCTACGACTGGACCGGCAGCGAACTGAACCGCCGCCGCCTGGAGGCCCTGGTCGATGTCCGCCACCACCTGATCCAGCGTTTCGAGAAGGGCTTCCTGCTGCGCGGCGTCGATATCGAGGTCACGCTGGACGCCAACGGCTTCTCCGGCGAGGGCGACATCAGCCTGTTCGGCGAAATGCTCAACCGCTTCTTCG